One genomic region from Nostoc sphaeroides encodes:
- a CDS encoding SDR family NAD(P)-dependent oxidoreductase — translation MNKTHQRQSRQTALITGAAGGIGYELACIFAAHDYNLVLVDRNGSKLVEIAAKFQEKFGIFVKTIVKDLSISTAPEEIFTELQLADINVDVLVNNAGFGIYGLFHETDLATELEMLQVNLVCLTHLTKLFLKHMVKQGEGKILNVSSAAAFQPGPLMAVYFATKAYILSFSEAIANELEGTGVTVTVLCPGSTASAFHERTGMADSKLLKGKRMMDARTVAEVGFRALMKGQTIVIPGLLNAILAKSVRFVPRNLVTKIVRNMQEDK, via the coding sequence ATGAACAAAACACATCAAAGACAGAGCAGACAAACTGCTCTTATTACTGGCGCAGCCGGTGGAATTGGCTACGAATTAGCGTGTATTTTTGCTGCTCATGATTACAATCTGGTCTTAGTAGACAGAAACGGGTCAAAGCTAGTAGAAATTGCAGCCAAATTCCAAGAAAAATTTGGAATTTTTGTCAAAACTATTGTTAAGGATTTATCTATATCAACGGCTCCTGAAGAAATTTTCACGGAGTTGCAACTCGCCGATATTAATGTTGATGTGCTAGTAAATAATGCTGGATTTGGTATCTATGGATTATTTCACGAAACAGACCTAGCTACTGAATTGGAAATGCTACAGGTAAATTTGGTGTGTCTCACCCATTTAACCAAGCTATTCCTGAAGCACATGGTAAAGCAAGGTGAAGGTAAGATATTAAACGTCTCCTCGGCTGCTGCTTTTCAACCCGGGCCTTTAATGGCGGTTTATTTTGCTACTAAGGCTTATATCTTATCGTTTTCAGAAGCGATCGCTAATGAATTAGAAGGTACTGGTGTCACTGTGACAGTTCTTTGCCCAGGCTCAACCGCATCTGCTTTTCATGAAAGAACCGGAATGGCTGACTCTAAGTTGCTCAAGGGTAAGAGAATGATGGATGCACGAACAGTAGCTGAAGTTGGTTTTCGTGCCTTAATGAAGGGTCAAACCATTGTCATTCCTGGTTTACTCAATGCAATACTTGCAAAAAGCGTCAGATTTGTACCTAGAAACTTGGTAACAAAAATTGTGAGAAATATGCAGGAGGATAAGTAG
- a CDS encoding DUF433 domain-containing protein has protein sequence MISDSFNLPPLLQQEAQRCAVKLGVSLEQFIISAVAEKVEILAEHHDNPVFTELTYRRGAGGLAVPILHGTGLRVQTLAIAAQKWGLSAEQIAAEYDLSETQVNAALAFYAAHKQEIDEAIASEVALESIHNV, from the coding sequence ATGATATCTGACTCTTTTAATTTGCCCCCTCTATTACAACAAGAAGCTCAAAGATGTGCTGTAAAGCTTGGCGTTTCTCTTGAGCAATTTATTATCTCAGCTGTAGCTGAAAAGGTCGAGATTTTAGCTGAACATCATGACAATCCTGTATTTACTGAACTTACTTATCGTCGGGGTGCAGGTGGTTTAGCAGTGCCAATACTGCATGGAACTGGCTTGCGGGTGCAGACTTTGGCGATCGCAGCTCAAAAATGGGGATTATCTGCCGAGCAAATTGCTGCTGAGTATGATTTGAGTGAAACTCAGGTAAATGCAGCCCTGGCTTTCTATGCTGCCCATAAGCAAGAAATAGATGAGGCGATCGCGTCTGAAGTAGCTCTCGAATCAATTCACAATGTCTAA
- the hetI gene encoding 4'-phosphopantetheinyl transferase HetI, which produces MNHFWLPAPTDLTLLPDEIHVWRINLEQPEIQLQNLAATLSSDETARAERFYFQEHRQRFIAGRGILRAILGRYLGIQPLQVQFNYQQRGKPVLADTFADSGLAFNLSHSQGLGLCAVNCTSPIGVDLEYIRPMSDIEALAKRFFLPREYEMLRSLSPNQQQEVFFRYWTCKEAYLKATGDGLSQLEQIEVSLTPTEPAKLRITEDWSLFELVPANNYVAAVAVANLGWNLKSWQY; this is translated from the coding sequence ATGAATCATTTCTGGCTACCTGCACCGACGGATTTAACTTTGCTACCGGATGAGATTCATGTCTGGCGTATAAACCTTGAGCAACCAGAAATACAACTGCAAAATTTAGCAGCAACTCTTTCCAGTGACGAAACGGCTCGTGCTGAACGGTTCTATTTTCAGGAACATCGACAGCGTTTCATTGCTGGTCGCGGCATCCTGCGAGCTATATTAGGCCGCTATTTAGGTATCCAGCCTTTACAAGTACAGTTTAATTATCAACAGCGTGGCAAACCAGTATTAGCAGATACATTTGCCGATAGTGGGCTGGCGTTTAACTTGTCTCATTCCCAAGGCTTGGGTTTGTGTGCGGTGAATTGCACTAGCCCAATTGGTGTAGACCTAGAATATATTCGCCCGATGTCTGATATTGAAGCTCTTGCCAAACGGTTCTTTTTACCGAGAGAATATGAAATGTTGCGATCGCTATCTCCCAATCAACAGCAAGAAGTATTTTTCCGTTACTGGACTTGTAAGGAAGCTTATTTAAAAGCAACTGGAGACGGACTATCCCAGTTAGAGCAAATTGAAGTATCTTTGACTCCCACAGAACCAGCCAAGTTACGGATAACTGAAGACTGGAGTCTTTTTGAACTAGTACCTGCTAACAATTATGTTGCTGCTGTTGCAGTGGCAAATTTAGGCTGGAATTTAAAGTCATGGCAGTACTGA
- a CDS encoding cation:proton antiporter, whose product MIFSEPILNSFTWFNFLNAGLQSPLLATTNEAEYAPIVLTGVLLSLVVIYLASKIGGELFRMMDLPPVLGELVGGVLVGASALHLVVFPDSGAAGSDSIIMTILQFINNLSPDAVTSIFQSQSEVVSVLAELGVIILLFEIGLESDLKELQKVGYQATIVACVGVAVPFAAGTAGLILLFHAPVIPAIFAGAALTATSIGITSKVLSEIGQLKSREGQIIVGAAVIDDILGIIVLAVVASLAKTGEVDIFNVIYLIVSATVFLIGSILLGKYFNQSFVAIADKLQTRGNLIIPAFIFAFFMAFLGSAIHLEAILGAFAAGLVLDETDKRKELDEQVKPVADMLVPVFFVTVGAKVDLGVLNPLVPGNREGLIIATFLIAIAIIGKVVTGWAVFGQPGINRLAVGVGMIPRGEVGLVFAAIGAASGTLDKPLQAAIVIMVILTTFLAPPLLRFAFKQSPEEKESLEKANVIG is encoded by the coding sequence ATGATTTTTTCAGAACCAATACTTAATTCGTTTACCTGGTTCAATTTTCTTAACGCAGGTTTACAGTCTCCTTTACTAGCAACAACTAACGAGGCGGAATACGCTCCTATTGTGCTGACTGGAGTATTGCTAAGTTTAGTAGTCATTTATCTAGCTAGTAAAATTGGTGGCGAATTATTTAGAATGATGGACTTGCCCCCTGTATTAGGAGAATTAGTTGGTGGGGTGCTTGTGGGTGCTTCTGCTCTCCATTTGGTAGTATTTCCTGACAGTGGAGCAGCTGGTAGCGACTCCATTATCATGACTATCCTGCAATTCATTAACAACCTCAGTCCTGATGCCGTCACATCAATCTTCCAAAGCCAGAGCGAAGTTGTTTCTGTGCTTGCCGAACTAGGTGTGATCATTCTGTTATTTGAAATTGGTCTAGAATCAGACTTAAAAGAATTACAGAAAGTCGGTTATCAAGCGACAATTGTTGCTTGTGTTGGGGTAGCTGTTCCTTTTGCGGCTGGTACGGCGGGGCTGATTTTACTGTTTCATGCGCCAGTAATTCCAGCAATTTTTGCAGGGGCAGCGCTGACAGCTACTAGTATTGGGATTACCTCCAAAGTTTTGTCAGAAATTGGGCAGTTAAAATCTCGTGAAGGTCAGATTATTGTCGGTGCAGCTGTAATTGATGACATTTTAGGCATCATAGTGTTGGCAGTGGTTGCGAGTCTTGCTAAAACTGGTGAGGTTGATATTTTCAACGTCATTTATCTAATTGTCAGCGCTACAGTTTTTCTCATTGGCTCAATTCTTCTCGGCAAATATTTCAATCAAAGTTTTGTTGCCATTGCTGATAAATTGCAAACGCGAGGCAACTTAATTATCCCAGCATTTATCTTTGCCTTTTTCATGGCTTTTCTGGGTAGTGCCATTCATTTAGAAGCTATCTTAGGCGCATTTGCGGCTGGCTTAGTTTTAGATGAAACTGATAAACGCAAAGAGTTAGATGAGCAGGTTAAACCGGTTGCTGATATGCTAGTGCCAGTTTTCTTCGTTACCGTTGGCGCGAAAGTTGATTTAGGCGTTCTTAATCCTTTAGTTCCAGGAAATCGAGAAGGATTAATTATTGCTACCTTCTTAATTGCGATCGCAATTATCGGTAAAGTTGTCACAGGTTGGGCGGTTTTTGGTCAACCTGGAATTAATCGGTTAGCGGTTGGTGTGGGGATGATTCCCCGTGGCGAAGTTGGGTTAGTGTTTGCCGCCATTGGTGCAGCTAGTGGTACCCTTGATAAACCATTGCAAGCTGCGATCGTTATTATGGTGATTTTGACAACCTTCTTAGCACCGCCTTTATTGCGCTTTGCATTCAAACAATCGCCAGAAGAAAAAGAATCTTTAGAGAAAGCCAATGTAATAGGCTAG
- a CDS encoding DUF5615 family PIN-like protein yields the protein MSNLALLNQGHDITRTPTDWMPLDATDETQLLGATAKGRCIFTFNIRDFLVLAQSYPNHNGIILAAQNSWNLSSLIAALNCLLVETQAADWIGQVRWLNQWQR from the coding sequence ATGTCAAATTTAGCTTTGCTTAATCAAGGTCATGATATCACCCGAACTCCCACAGACTGGATGCCCTTAGATGCAACTGATGAAACCCAGTTGTTAGGGGCTACTGCTAAAGGAAGGTGTATTTTTACTTTCAATATCCGCGATTTTTTAGTTTTGGCACAAAGCTATCCTAACCATAATGGTATTATTTTAGCTGCCCAAAATAGTTGGAATTTATCTAGTTTGATTGCTGCTTTAAATTGTCTGCTTGTAGAGACACAAGCTGCTGACTGGATTGGTCAAGTGCGGTGGCTCAATCAATGGCAAAGATAA
- a CDS encoding RNA-guided endonuclease InsQ/TnpB family protein gives MLVFEAKLEGTKEQYQSLDQAIRTARFVRNACLRYWMDNKGIGRYDLSKFCAVLAANTEFPWVAKLNSMARQASAERAWSAIARFFENCKKSKPGKKGYPRFRKEQTNGSVEYKTSGWRLSEDRRYITFSDGFQAGTFKLWGTRDLHFYQLKQFKRIRVVRRADGYYCQFCIDQDRIEKRQPTNKTVGLDVGLNYFLTDSDGNQVENPRHLRKSEKSLKRLQRRFSKTKKGSQNRTKFRNKLARKHLKVSRQRKDFAVKTARCVVMSNDIVAYEDLKVRNMVRNHHLAKSINDAAWTQFRQWVEYFGKVFGVATVAVPPHNTSQNCSNCGEIVKKSLSTRTHSCPHCRHTQDRDWNAARNILEIGLRTVGHTGTLIVSGDIDKSTGGETPLDKPSRGKRKPKKATS, from the coding sequence ATGCTAGTATTTGAGGCAAAATTGGAAGGAACAAAAGAACAGTACCAATCGCTTGATCAAGCGATTAGAACTGCCCGTTTTGTTCGCAATGCTTGTCTTCGGTACTGGATGGATAACAAGGGCATTGGGCGATATGACCTGAGTAAATTTTGCGCTGTTCTTGCTGCTAACACCGAGTTTCCTTGGGTCGCCAAGCTGAACTCGATGGCAAGGCAAGCTAGCGCTGAAAGAGCGTGGTCTGCTATTGCTCGATTTTTTGAGAACTGCAAGAAAAGCAAACCAGGGAAAAAAGGTTATCCACGATTCAGGAAAGAACAGACAAATGGATCTGTTGAGTACAAGACCAGTGGGTGGCGGCTCTCTGAAGACCGTAGATACATCACTTTTTCGGATGGTTTTCAAGCAGGAACTTTTAAGCTTTGGGGAACTCGTGACCTGCATTTTTATCAGTTGAAGCAGTTTAAGCGCATTCGCGTTGTGCGTCGTGCAGATGGTTATTATTGCCAGTTTTGCATCGACCAAGATCGAATAGAAAAACGACAGCCAACTAATAAAACAGTTGGGTTAGATGTTGGTTTAAACTATTTCTTAACTGATAGTGATGGAAACCAAGTTGAGAATCCCAGACATTTAAGAAAGTCGGAAAAATCGCTTAAACGGTTGCAACGTCGTTTCTCTAAAACTAAAAAAGGTTCTCAGAACCGGACTAAGTTTAGAAATAAATTAGCCCGTAAGCACCTCAAGGTAAGTCGCCAGCGTAAAGACTTTGCTGTTAAGACGGCAAGGTGCGTAGTGATGTCTAACGACATCGTGGCATACGAGGACTTGAAGGTGCGAAATATGGTGAGGAATCATCACTTAGCCAAGTCAATTAATGACGCAGCGTGGACACAATTTCGGCAATGGGTTGAATATTTTGGCAAAGTGTTTGGTGTGGCAACTGTTGCAGTTCCACCCCACAATACAAGTCAAAATTGTTCTAACTGTGGCGAGATTGTCAAAAAATCCCTTAGCACTAGAACTCATTCTTGTCCTCATTGTAGGCACACCCAAGATCGGGATTGGAACGCGGCGCGGAACATACTTGAGATCGGACTCCGTACCGTGGGGCACACGGGAACGTTAATCGTCTCTGGAGACATCGACAAGAGCACAGGTGGGGAAACTCCTCTGGATAAGCCGAGTCGTGGAAAGAGAAAACCTAAGAAGGCAACTTCTTAG
- a CDS encoding YheT family hydrolase, whose product MMCYTPPYNPSWFLQNGLMMTVYTALWGKRNWQSTTKDPEPSYHEKIFVGGQGVPIFGLVAIPENAHSTIIGTYGITGELETEWYLRVLARKAYAQGYAVVLFDWRAHGKTAELSPTLTSDGLYEGEDFVRIAAAAKEMGCPGKFWFTGYSLGGQLALWAVKVAGQVIREYRDLGLEDSDIGGGMVICPSLDSQRSLSYLVTKPFGRYLEAGIAQNLKKLAWRIHDAHPGSIDPAAIERANSIWGFDNELVIKRLGFSSVEAYYQASSALQILPQISKPTLILYAADDPLFDPAIIPELEEACDRNPAIDLLLTQYGGHVGYLSSKDCQRQVNDSDLWWAWNRVLQWLEKQRNS is encoded by the coding sequence ATGATGTGTTATACCCCCCCCTACAATCCGTCTTGGTTTTTACAAAACGGTCTAATGATGACTGTATACACCGCCTTGTGGGGAAAACGTAACTGGCAAAGCACTACTAAAGACCCAGAACCGTCTTATCACGAAAAAATCTTTGTTGGTGGCCAAGGTGTGCCAATTTTTGGCTTGGTTGCCATCCCAGAAAATGCTCATAGCACGATTATCGGTACTTATGGCATTACTGGAGAGTTAGAGACGGAATGGTATTTGAGAGTGCTAGCACGTAAAGCCTACGCTCAAGGATACGCTGTGGTGTTATTTGATTGGCGGGCCCACGGCAAAACGGCCGAATTGTCCCCAACTCTCACCTCTGATGGTTTGTATGAGGGGGAGGATTTTGTTCGCATTGCGGCGGCTGCTAAGGAAATGGGATGTCCTGGGAAATTTTGGTTTACAGGATATTCTTTAGGAGGGCAATTGGCATTATGGGCGGTGAAGGTTGCCGGTCAGGTGATTAGGGAGTATAGAGATTTAGGACTGGAAGATAGCGATATTGGTGGTGGTATGGTGATTTGTCCGAGTTTGGATTCACAGCGATCGCTATCTTATCTAGTTACGAAGCCCTTCGGCAGATATTTGGAAGCGGGGATTGCCCAGAATTTAAAAAAACTGGCATGGCGAATTCATGATGCTCATCCTGGAAGCATTGACCCAGCAGCGATTGAACGGGCGAACAGTATTTGGGGTTTTGACAATGAACTGGTAATTAAGCGACTAGGTTTTTCTTCTGTGGAAGCATATTACCAAGCTAGTAGTGCTTTACAAATATTGCCGCAAATCTCAAAACCGACTTTGATTTTATATGCTGCTGATGACCCACTTTTTGACCCAGCCATCATACCGGAATTAGAAGAAGCTTGCGATCGCAATCCTGCAATAGATTTGTTACTCACTCAATACGGCGGTCATGTTGGCTATTTGAGTAGTAAAGATTGTCAGCGCCAAGTCAACGATTCTGATCTTTGGTGGGCATGGAATCGGGTTTTACAATGGTTAGAGAAACAGCGTAATTCGTAA
- a CDS encoding response regulator transcription factor, with translation MPRILVIDDDPAISELVAVNLEMAGYDVSQAEDGIKGQALALQLQPDLIMLDLMLPRVDGFTVCQRLRRDDRTSEIPVLMLTALSQTQDKVEGFNAGADDYLTKPFEVEELLARVRALLRRTDRIPQAAKHSEILNYGSLTLVPERFEAIWFNETVKLTHLEFELLHCLLQRHGQTVSPSEILREVWGYDPDDDIETIRVHIRHLRTKLEPDPRHPRYIKTVYGAGYCLELPGVPPANEGASVTVVE, from the coding sequence ATGCCGAGGATTCTTGTCATAGACGATGACCCAGCGATTTCAGAACTAGTTGCCGTCAACTTGGAAATGGCTGGCTACGATGTTAGTCAAGCTGAAGACGGCATCAAAGGTCAAGCGCTGGCTCTCCAGCTTCAACCAGACTTGATCATGCTCGATTTAATGTTGCCCAGAGTAGATGGGTTTACCGTTTGCCAACGCCTGCGCCGCGACGATCGCACCTCTGAGATTCCCGTGTTAATGTTGACGGCTTTGAGCCAAACTCAGGACAAGGTGGAAGGCTTCAATGCTGGCGCAGATGACTACCTCACCAAGCCTTTTGAAGTTGAAGAACTGCTAGCGCGGGTGCGGGCACTTTTGCGGCGGACTGACCGGATTCCCCAAGCCGCAAAGCACAGTGAGATTCTCAACTATGGCTCATTAACCCTCGTTCCCGAAAGATTTGAGGCAATATGGTTCAATGAGACGGTGAAATTAACTCACTTGGAATTTGAGTTACTTCACTGCTTATTGCAACGCCACGGTCAAACGGTTTCTCCTAGCGAAATCCTCAGAGAAGTTTGGGGCTACGATCCTGATGATGACATAGAAACGATTCGAGTCCATATTCGCCACTTGAGAACCAAGCTAGAACCAGATCCTCGCCATCCCCGCTATATCAAGACAGTCTATGGTGCTGGATACTGTCTTGAATTACCCGGTGTACCTCCAGCAAATGAAGGGGCTTCAGTAACAGTCGTTGAATGA
- a CDS encoding cation:proton antiporter subunit C, with protein sequence MLEACIFATIFCGFFGIILKKNLVMKIISMDVMSTGVIAYYVLIASRNGLFTPIISNVKNIRYADPVPQAVILTAIVIGFSIQALMLVGVMKLARDNPTLESNEIEKNNTP encoded by the coding sequence GTGTTAGAAGCGTGTATATTCGCAACAATATTTTGCGGATTTTTCGGCATCATCCTTAAAAAAAACCTTGTTATGAAGATCATCTCTATGGATGTCATGAGTACCGGGGTTATCGCCTATTACGTGCTAATTGCATCACGAAATGGCTTATTCACACCAATTATTTCCAACGTCAAAAATATCAGATACGCCGACCCGGTTCCCCAGGCGGTCATATTGACGGCGATTGTGATCGGTTTTTCGATTCAGGCATTAATGCTAGTCGGCGTTATGAAGTTGGCACGAGATAATCCGACTTTGGAAAGCAACGAAATCGAGAAGAATAACACGCCATGA
- a CDS encoding sodium-dependent bicarbonate transport family permease, with protein sequence MDFLSLFLMDFVKQLQSPTLAFLIGGMVIAALGSELVIPEAICTIIVFMLLTKIGLTGGIAIRNSNLADMVLPAAFAVVTGIVVVFIARYTLAKLPKVKTVDAIATGGLFGAVSGSTMAAALTLLEEEKIPYEAWAGALYPFMDIPALVTAIVVANIYINKKKRKEVAYSIGQESFSEQLVAAGDYPDQKDYPSSRQEYLSQQKGDGDNRVKIWPIIEESLRGPALSAMLLGLALGLFTRPESVYKSFYDPAFRGLLSILMLVMGMEAWSRVGELRKVAQWYVVYSVIAPFVHGLIAFGLGMIAHYTMNFSMGGVVVLAVIASSSSDISGPPTLRAGIPSANPSAYIGASTAVGTPVAIGLCIPFFLGLAQALGG encoded by the coding sequence GTGGATTTTTTGTCCCTTTTTCTAATGGACTTCGTTAAACAGTTGCAGTCTCCAACGCTTGCGTTTTTGATTGGTGGGATGGTCATTGCCGCCCTTGGGAGCGAATTGGTAATTCCAGAGGCGATTTGTACGATCATCGTCTTCATGCTGCTCACCAAAATCGGTCTGACCGGTGGAATTGCGATCCGCAATTCCAACCTGGCGGATATGGTGTTACCCGCAGCTTTTGCTGTAGTGACAGGGATTGTTGTTGTATTCATCGCACGCTATACATTAGCCAAGCTGCCGAAGGTCAAAACCGTGGATGCGATCGCGACAGGGGGGTTGTTTGGTGCGGTGAGTGGCTCTACTATGGCTGCCGCCCTGACACTACTGGAAGAAGAAAAAATTCCATACGAAGCATGGGCTGGCGCACTCTATCCCTTCATGGATATCCCCGCCCTCGTAACTGCGATTGTTGTGGCTAACATTTACATCAACAAGAAGAAGCGTAAAGAAGTAGCCTACTCTATTGGGCAGGAGTCTTTCAGCGAGCAGCTCGTTGCGGCTGGCGATTATCCCGATCAAAAAGATTATCCCAGCAGCCGACAGGAGTATCTCAGCCAGCAGAAAGGAGATGGGGATAATCGCGTCAAGATATGGCCGATCATCGAGGAAAGCCTCCGGGGCCCTGCCCTATCGGCAATGTTGTTAGGCCTCGCTCTTGGCCTGTTCACCCGCCCGGAAAGTGTCTATAAAAGCTTCTACGATCCCGCCTTTCGTGGCTTGCTTTCGATCTTGATGCTGGTCATGGGTATGGAAGCTTGGTCAAGGGTTGGCGAACTGCGTAAGGTAGCCCAGTGGTACGTTGTGTATAGTGTGATAGCACCGTTTGTGCATGGGCTAATCGCCTTCGGTCTCGGCATGATTGCCCACTACACCATGAACTTCAGCATGGGCGGTGTCGTGGTTCTGGCTGTCATCGCTTCCTCTAGTTCGGACATTTCAGGGCCGCCCACGTTGCGAGCCGGTATCCCGTCAGCTAATCCCTCCGCCTATATAGGCGCGTCCACAGCCGTCGGTACGCCAGTTGCGATCGGCTTGTGTATACCGTTCTTCCTTGGACTTGCTCAGGCGCTCGGCGGCTAA
- a CDS encoding P-II family nitrogen regulator, translated as MSKRANKLVIVTEKILLKKVAKIIDEAGATGYTVVDTGGKGSRNVRSTGKPNTADTDSNVKFEVLTENREMAEKIADQVAIKFFTDYAGIIYICEAEVLYGRTFCGPEGC; from the coding sequence ATGTCCAAGCGTGCCAACAAGCTCGTCATCGTCACGGAAAAGATTCTGCTGAAAAAGGTCGCCAAGATCATTGATGAAGCCGGGGCGACTGGTTATACGGTGGTGGATACTGGCGGTAAAGGCAGTCGCAACGTGCGCTCTACGGGTAAACCCAACACTGCCGACACCGATTCAAATGTAAAGTTCGAGGTACTCACCGAAAATCGGGAGATGGCAGAGAAGATTGCGGATCAGGTCGCAATCAAGTTTTTTACCGATTATGCGGGCATTATCTATATCTGTGAAGCAGAGGTACTGTACGGGAGAACTTTCTGTGGTCCAGAGGGCTGTTGA
- a CDS encoding RNA-guided endonuclease InsQ/TnpB family protein — MIVFEAKLEGQNEQYRALDEAIRTARFVRNSCLRYWMDNKGIGRYDLNKFCAVLAASIEFPWVDKLNSMARQASAERAWSAIARFFDNCKKGKPGKKGFPKFKKEQTHGSVEYKTCGWKLSDDRRYITFSDGFKAGTFKLWGTRDLHFYQLKQFKRVRVVRRADGYYCQFCIDQERVERREPTGKTIGIDVGLNHFYTDSNGETVPNPRHLRKSEKSLRRLQRRMSKTKKGSQNRIKFRNKLARKHLKVSRQRKDFAVKTARCVVRSNDLVAYEDLMVRNMVKNHPLAKSISDASWSLFRDWVEYFGKVFGVVTVAVPPHYTSQNCSNCGEVVKKTFLTRTHVCPHCGHTQDRDWNAARNILEKGLSTAGHVGTNASGETDQYLSEETPSSKSTRGKRKPRERSLESPPSTK, encoded by the coding sequence ATGATCGTATTTGAGGCAAAACTTGAAGGACAAAACGAGCAGTATCGAGCGCTTGATGAAGCGATTCGTACTGCTCGTTTTGTGCGTAATAGCTGCCTGAGATACTGGATGGACAATAAGGGCATTGGACGCTATGACCTAAATAAATTTTGCGCTGTACTTGCAGCCAGTATTGAGTTTCCTTGGGTTGACAAGCTGAACTCAATGGCAAGACAAGCCAGTGCTGAAAGGGCGTGGTCTGCAATCGCTCGGTTCTTTGATAACTGCAAAAAAGGTAAACCAGGGAAAAAGGGATTTCCAAAGTTTAAGAAAGAACAAACGCATGGTTCTGTTGAGTACAAAACCTGTGGATGGAAACTTTCTGATGACCGCAGGTATATCACTTTCTCGGATGGATTTAAGGCAGGAACCTTTAAACTCTGGGGAACTCGTGACCTGCATTTCTACCAGCTTAAACAGTTTAAAAGGGTGCGGGTTGTACGTCGTGCAGATGGCTATTATTGCCAATTTTGCATTGACCAAGAGCGAGTTGAAAGACGAGAACCAACAGGAAAAACTATTGGTATTGATGTTGGACTGAACCATTTCTACACCGATAGTAACGGAGAGACAGTCCCCAATCCTAGACATCTTCGCAAGAGTGAGAAGTCTTTGAGGCGGTTGCAACGCCGGATGTCTAAGACTAAAAAAGGTTCTCAAAACAGAATTAAGTTTAGAAATAAACTTGCACGGAAACACCTCAAAGTAAGTCGCCAGCGTAAAGACTTTGCCGTTAAGACAGCAAGGTGCGTGGTGAGGTCTAACGACCTTGTGGCGTATGAAGATTTGATGGTGCGGAATATGGTGAAAAATCACCCCTTGGCTAAGTCTATTAGTGATGCTTCGTGGTCGTTGTTTCGTGATTGGGTTGAGTATTTCGGTAAGGTGTTTGGTGTGGTCACGGTTGCCGTTCCACCTCACTACACCAGTCAGAATTGCTCTAACTGTGGCGAGGTTGTCAAAAAGACGTTCTTAACCAGAACTCATGTTTGTCCTCATTGTGGGCATACCCAAGACAGGGATTGGAACGCAGCGCGGAACATATTAGAAAAAGGATTGAGTACGGCAGGTCACGTCGGAACTAACGCCTCTGGAGAGACTGACCAATACTTGAGTGAGGAAACTCCTTCAAGCAAGTCAACTCGTGGAAAGAGGAAACCCAGAGAGCGATCTTTGGAATCCCCACCCTCAACGAAGTAG
- a CDS encoding Uma2 family endonuclease, whose product MSETILAAPDIQLPPTQAELPYDDGIPMESARHKAQMDLLIDALIPWLSEREDGFIGGNMFVYYSLAQVRNKDFKGPDFFAVLGVPKGERRSWVVWEEGKAPDIVIELLSDSTAQADKNFKKLIYQNQMRVPEYFWYDPFNPDDLAGFSNDKGVYQPIAANAQNQLVSQSLGLALQLWQGNYKGINATWLRWAMSLGELLPTPEEKERQRAEQERQRADKAESQLLQTARNLLESGMTVEQVARLTGLIDILPTLLR is encoded by the coding sequence ATGTCAGAAACTATCCTAGCTGCACCAGATATTCAACTCCCACCCACCCAAGCAGAATTACCCTACGATGACGGTATTCCAATGGAAAGCGCACGCCATAAAGCCCAGATGGACTTGCTCATCGATGCTCTGATACCTTGGTTGTCAGAACGAGAAGATGGGTTTATTGGGGGTAATATGTTCGTTTACTACAGTCTGGCGCAGGTGCGAAACAAAGACTTTAAAGGGCCAGACTTTTTTGCTGTGTTGGGAGTCCCTAAAGGAGAACGGCGCAGTTGGGTAGTGTGGGAAGAGGGAAAAGCACCAGATATAGTTATTGAGTTACTTTCTGACAGCACAGCCCAAGCAGACAAAAACTTCAAAAAGCTAATTTACCAAAATCAAATGCGTGTACCGGAATATTTTTGGTACGACCCTTTTAACCCTGATGATTTGGCTGGTTTCTCTAATGACAAAGGAGTTTATCAACCCATTGCCGCAAATGCTCAAAATCAGTTGGTGAGTCAATCTTTAGGGTTAGCATTGCAGCTTTGGCAGGGAAATTATAAAGGTATTAATGCTACTTGGTTACGCTGGGCAATGTCGTTAGGGGAATTACTGCCAACTCCTGAAGAAAAGGAACGCCAAAGGGCAGAACAAGAACGCCAAAGGGCAGACAAGGCAGAATCACAGTTATTACAAACTGCACGCAACTTACTTGAGTCTGGGATGACAGTGGAACAGGTAGCTAGGTTAACAGGTTTGATTGACATCCTCCCCACCCTACTTCGTTGA